The Streptomyces avermitilis MA-4680 = NBRC 14893 genome contains a region encoding:
- a CDS encoding MATE family efflux transporter, producing MTQAPARPSAARRRHDREIVALAVPAFGALVAEPLFVMADSAIVGHLGTAQLAGLGVASALLTTAVSVFVFLAYATTAAVARRVGAGDLRAAIRQGMDGIWLALLLGAVVIAVFLPTAPAVVDLFGASETAAPYAITYLRISALGIPAMLVVLAATGVLRGLQDTKTPLYVAVAGFVANAVLNVVLVYGAGLGIAGSAWGTVIAQYGMAVAYLYVVVRGARKLGAPLRPDIAGIRACAQAGAPLLVRTLSLRAVLMIATAVAARLGDADIAAHQIILSLWSLLAFALDAIAIAGQAIIGRYLGAGDTEGARAACRRMVEWGIAAGVVLGLLVVVARPLFLPLFTGDSAVKDAALPALLLVALSQPICGVVFVLDGVLMGAGDGLYLAWAMLLTLAVFTPVALLVPMLGGGLTALWGAMTLMMTVRMLTLWLRSRSGRWIVTGASR from the coding sequence ATGACACAGGCTCCAGCGAGACCCAGCGCCGCCCGGCGTCGGCACGACCGAGAGATCGTCGCGCTGGCCGTTCCGGCCTTTGGCGCACTCGTCGCCGAGCCCCTCTTCGTGATGGCCGACAGTGCGATCGTCGGCCACCTCGGCACCGCGCAACTGGCCGGCCTCGGTGTCGCCTCCGCACTTCTCACCACTGCCGTGAGCGTGTTCGTCTTCCTCGCTTACGCGACCACGGCAGCCGTCGCACGCCGGGTCGGAGCCGGAGATCTGCGGGCCGCCATCCGTCAGGGCATGGACGGCATCTGGCTGGCCCTGCTGCTCGGCGCCGTCGTCATCGCCGTCTTCCTCCCCACGGCACCCGCCGTGGTGGACCTCTTCGGCGCCTCTGAGACAGCGGCCCCGTACGCGATCACCTATCTGCGGATCTCCGCGCTCGGCATTCCCGCCATGCTCGTGGTGCTGGCCGCCACCGGTGTGCTGCGCGGACTCCAGGACACCAAGACCCCGCTGTACGTCGCTGTTGCGGGCTTCGTTGCCAACGCCGTCCTCAACGTAGTCCTCGTCTACGGCGCCGGTCTCGGCATCGCAGGTTCCGCCTGGGGCACCGTCATCGCCCAGTACGGCATGGCCGTCGCATATCTGTACGTCGTCGTCCGGGGTGCCCGTAAACTCGGCGCCCCTCTGCGGCCGGACATCGCCGGGATACGGGCTTGCGCTCAGGCCGGCGCCCCCTTGCTGGTGCGCACCCTCTCGCTGCGCGCCGTCCTCATGATCGCCACTGCCGTGGCGGCCCGGCTCGGGGACGCGGACATCGCCGCACACCAGATCATCCTGTCTCTGTGGAGCCTGCTCGCGTTCGCCCTCGATGCGATCGCCATCGCCGGGCAGGCGATCATCGGGCGCTACCTCGGCGCGGGCGACACGGAGGGCGCCCGAGCAGCCTGCCGCCGCATGGTCGAGTGGGGGATCGCGGCCGGGGTGGTGCTCGGTCTGCTGGTGGTCGTCGCACGCCCCTTGTTCCTGCCGCTCTTCACCGGCGACTCCGCGGTCAAGGACGCTGCCCTGCCCGCACTGCTCCTGGTGGCGCTCTCCCAGCCGATCTGTGGCGTCGTCTTCGTTCTGGACGGAGTCCTGATGGGTGCCGGAGACGGCCTCTATCTGGCGTGGGCGATGTTGCTGACTCTGGCGGTCTTCACGCCCGTGGCTCTTTTGGTACCCATGCTCGGCGGCGGACTGACCGCCCTCTGGGGAGCGATGACCCTGATGATGACGGTACGCATGCTGACCCTGTGGCTACGCTCCCGCTCGGGCCGCTGGATCGTCACCGGTGCGAGCCGCTGA
- the rplI gene encoding 50S ribosomal protein L9, whose amino-acid sequence MKIILTHEVSGLGAAGDVVDVKDGYARNYLIPRNFAIRWTKGGEKDVEQIRRARKIHEIQTIEQANEIKARLEGVKVRLAVRSGDAGRLFGSVTPADVASAIKASGGPEVDKRRIELGSPIKTLGAHETSVRLHPEVAAKVNIEVVAA is encoded by the coding sequence ATGAAGATCATCCTCACCCACGAGGTCTCCGGCCTCGGTGCCGCGGGCGACGTCGTTGACGTCAAGGACGGTTACGCTCGCAACTACCTGATCCCGCGGAACTTCGCGATCCGCTGGACCAAGGGCGGCGAGAAGGACGTCGAGCAGATCCGTCGTGCTCGCAAGATCCACGAGATCCAGACCATCGAGCAGGCCAACGAGATCAAGGCCCGCCTCGAGGGCGTCAAGGTCCGCCTGGCCGTCCGCTCCGGCGACGCCGGTCGTCTCTTCGGTTCCGTCACCCCGGCCGACGTCGCCTCGGCGATCAAGGCTTCCGGTGGCCCCGAGGTCGACAAGCGCCGCATCGAGCTGGGCTCGCCGATCAAGACGCTGGGCGCCCACGAGACGTCCGTGCGTCTGCACCCCGAGGTTGCCGCCAAGGTCAACATCGAGGTCGTCGCGGCCTGA
- the rpsR gene encoding 30S ribosomal protein S18, whose amino-acid sequence MAKPPVRKPKKKVCAFCKDKVTYVDYKDTNMLRKFISDRGKIRARRVTGNCTQHQRDVATAVKNSREMALLPYTSTAR is encoded by the coding sequence ATGGCGAAGCCGCCTGTGCGCAAGCCGAAGAAGAAGGTCTGCGCATTCTGCAAGGACAAGGTCACGTACGTGGACTACAAGGACACGAACATGCTGCGGAAGTTCATTTCCGACCGCGGCAAGATCCGTGCCCGCCGCGTGACCGGCAACTGCACGCAGCACCAGCGTGACGTCGCCACGGCTGTGAAGAACAGCCGTGAGATGGCGCTGCTGCCCTACACCTCCACCGCGCGATAA
- a CDS encoding single-stranded DNA-binding protein: MAGETVITVVGNLVDDPELRFTPSGAAVAKFRVASTPRTFDRQTNEWKDGESLFLTCSVWRQAAENVAESLQRGMRVIVQGRLKQRSYEDREGVKRTVYELDVEEVGASLKNATAKVTKTTGRSGQGGQGGYGGGGGGQQGGGWGGGSGGAPQGGGAPADDPWATGTPAGGNQGGGGGGGWGGSSGGSSGGSGGGYSDEPPF, from the coding sequence ATGGCAGGCGAGACCGTCATCACGGTCGTCGGCAATCTTGTCGACGACCCCGAGCTGCGCTTCACCCCTTCCGGTGCGGCGGTCGCGAAGTTCCGTGTCGCGTCCACCCCCCGCACCTTCGACCGTCAGACCAATGAGTGGAAGGACGGCGAGAGCCTGTTCCTGACCTGCTCGGTCTGGCGTCAGGCGGCGGAGAACGTCGCCGAGTCGCTCCAGCGAGGCATGCGCGTCATCGTGCAGGGCCGGCTGAAGCAGCGGTCCTACGAGGACCGTGAGGGCGTCAAGCGCACGGTCTACGAGCTGGACGTCGAGGAAGTCGGCGCCAGCCTGAAGAACGCCACGGCCAAGGTCACCAAGACCACGGGCCGGAGCGGCCAGGGCGGCCAGGGCGGTTACGGCGGCGGTGGCGGCGGCCAGCAGGGCGGCGGCTGGGGCGGTGGCTCCGGCGGCGCTCCGCAGGGCGGCGGCGCTCCGGCCGACGACCCCTGGGCGACCGGCACTCCCGCCGGTGGCAACCAGGGCGGCGGCGGTGGCGGCGGCTGGGGCGGAAGCTCCGGCGGCAGCAGCGGCGGCAGCGGCGGCGGCTACTCGGACGAACCCCCCTTCTAG
- the rpsF gene encoding 30S ribosomal protein S6, which translates to MRHYEVMVILDPDLEERAVSPLIENFLSVVREGNGKVEKVDTWGRRRLSYEIKKKPEGIYSVIDLQAEPAVVKELDRQMNLNESVLRTKVLRPETH; encoded by the coding sequence ATGCGTCACTACGAAGTGATGGTCATCCTCGACCCCGATCTCGAAGAGCGCGCTGTCTCCCCGCTGATCGAGAACTTCCTCTCCGTCGTCCGTGAGGGCAACGGAAAGGTCGAGAAGGTCGACACCTGGGGCCGTCGTCGTCTGTCCTACGAGATCAAGAAGAAGCCCGAGGGCATCTACTCGGTCATCGACCTGCAGGCCGAGCCTGCGGTCGTCAAGGAGCTCGACCGACAGATGAACCTGAACGAGTCGGTCCTCCGGACCAAGGTCCTCCGCCCCGAGACCCACTGA
- the femX gene encoding peptidoglycan bridge formation glycyltransferase FemX: MSLTLRTISREQHLAYIQSLPAASHMQVPAWADVKAEWRSESLGWFDDRTGEMVGAGLVLYRQLPKIKRYLAYLPEGPVINWFAPNLDDWLQPMLAHLKQQGAFSVKMGPPVIIRRWEAASIKGGIQNPDVKRLRDIEADFIEPRAFEVADKLRRMGWQQGEDGGAGFGDVQPRYVFQVPLANRSLEEVHKNFNQLWRRNIKKAEKAGVEVVQGGYHDLEEWQRLYEITAVRDHFRPRPLSYFQRMWTALNTEDPNRMRLYFARHNGVNLSAATMLVVGGHVWYSYGASDNIGREVRPSNAMQWRMLRDSYALGATVYDLRGISDSLDETDHLFGLIQFKVGTGGEAAEYLGEWDFPLNKLLHKALDIYMSRR, from the coding sequence ATGAGTCTGACCCTGAGGACCATCAGCCGAGAGCAGCATCTGGCATACATCCAGAGCCTGCCCGCGGCTAGTCACATGCAGGTCCCGGCCTGGGCAGATGTAAAGGCGGAGTGGCGCTCCGAGAGCCTCGGCTGGTTCGACGACAGGACCGGCGAGATGGTCGGCGCGGGGCTGGTCCTGTACCGGCAGCTGCCCAAGATCAAGCGCTATCTCGCCTATTTGCCCGAAGGCCCGGTCATCAACTGGTTCGCGCCGAACCTCGACGACTGGCTCCAGCCGATGCTCGCGCACCTCAAGCAGCAGGGCGCCTTCTCGGTGAAGATGGGCCCGCCGGTGATCATCCGGCGCTGGGAGGCCGCCTCCATCAAGGGCGGCATCCAGAACCCCGATGTGAAGCGTCTGCGCGACATCGAGGCGGACTTCATCGAACCGCGCGCCTTCGAGGTCGCCGACAAGCTGCGCCGCATGGGCTGGCAGCAGGGCGAGGACGGCGGCGCCGGCTTCGGCGACGTACAGCCTCGTTACGTCTTCCAGGTGCCGCTCGCCAACCGCTCCCTGGAAGAGGTTCACAAGAACTTCAACCAGCTCTGGCGCCGCAACATCAAGAAGGCCGAGAAGGCCGGCGTCGAGGTCGTCCAGGGCGGCTACCACGACCTGGAGGAGTGGCAGCGGCTGTACGAGATCACGGCCGTCCGCGACCACTTCCGGCCCCGGCCGCTGTCGTACTTCCAGCGCATGTGGACGGCCCTCAACACTGAGGACCCCAACCGCATGCGGCTGTACTTCGCGCGTCACAACGGCGTGAACCTGTCGGCCGCGACGATGCTCGTCGTCGGCGGGCACGTCTGGTACTCGTACGGCGCCTCGGACAACATCGGGCGTGAGGTCCGGCCCTCGAACGCGATGCAATGGCGAATGCTGCGCGACTCCTACGCCCTCGGCGCGACCGTCTACGACCTGCGCGGCATCTCCGACTCGCTGGACGAGACCGACCACCTCTTCGGCCTGATCCAGTTCAAGGTCGGCACGGGCGGCGAGGCCGCCGAGTACCTCGGCGAGTGGGACTTCCCGCTCAACAAGCTGCTCCACAAGGCGCTCGACATCTATATGTCGCGCCGCTGA